CTTCCCACAATGGCCATTCCTTGCTCATGTCTTGTCTCCTCAGGCCGCGGCCTTGGTGTTTGCTTTTTTCCCGGCGTGTTTTTCCGCATGCGCGACGAGCGCCTCGCGGAACCATTCGCCGTCTTCCCAGGCCTTGACGCGCGTGCGCAGGCGCTCGCGGTTGCAGGGGCCGTTGCCCTTCAGGACAGCGTGGAACTCGGCCCAGTCGATCTCGCCGAACTCGTAATGGCCCGTCTCGGCATTCCACTTCAGGTCGGGGTCGGGAATCGTCAGGCCCAGGTACTCGGCCTGGGGCACGGTCTGGTCGACCATGCGCTGGCGCAGCTCGTCGTTCGAGAACAGCTTGATGCGCCATTGGGTGGACTGCGCGCTGTTGACCGACTCGGCGTCCGACGGGCCGAACATCATCAAGGACGGCCACCACCAGCGGTTCAGCGCATCCTGCGCCATGGCCTTCTGCTCCGGCGTGCCCTTGGCCAGCGACATCATGATGTCGTAGCCCTGGCGCGCATGGAACGACTCTTCCTTGCAGACGCGGATCATGGCGCGCGAATACGGGCCGTACGAGCAGCGGCACAGCGGGATCTGGTTGATGATGGCGGAGCCGTCGACGAGCCAGCCGATGGCGCCCATGTCGGCCCACGACAACGTCGGGTAGTTGAAGATGCTGGAGTATTTCGCTTTACCCGAGTGCAGGGCGGCCAGCAGCTCGTCGCGCGACACGCCCAGCGTCTCGGCGGCGCTGTACAGGTACAGGCCGTGACCCGCTTCGTCCTGGATCTTGGCCAGCAGGATCGATTTGCGTTTCAAGGTCGGCGCGCGCGTTACCCAATTTCCCTCTGGCAATTGGCCGACGATTTCGGAGTGGGCGTGCTGGGAGATCTGCCGGATCAGCGTCTTGCGGTACGCCTCCGGCATCCAGTCCTTGGCCTCGATCTTGACGCCGGCGTCGATGCGCTCCTGGAACAGGCGCTCTTCCTCGCTCATGTCGTCCAGCGTGCGGACGTTTTTCAGTCCGGTTTCCACCATTTGTGCGTACATGTCTCCTCCTGGTTGAAAACATCATACGATACATAATCCTGTTTGACTACGTCTTTTTTGTGTCATATTGAATTTCCGTATCCTGTTGGGCCAGCTTACAATAGCCGTCATGCGTACTCCTTCTTCAGTAGGCGACTGGATCGACCAGTCCCTGACCCTCGACCCGCCCCGCTCCAAGTCCCTCCTGATGACGATCTTCGGCGACGCCGTCGTGCCGCACGGCGGGATGGCGTGGCTGGGCAGCCTGATCGAGCTGGCGGCGCCGTTCGGCATCAACGACCGGCTGCTGCGCACGTCGATCTTCCGCCTGGCGCAGGAGGGCTGGCTGGGCGCGCAGCGCGACGGCCGCCGCAGCAACTACGCCATCACACCGGAGGCGATGCAGCGGTTTACGCGCGCGTTCCGGCGTGTGTATGCAGCGCCCAACGTGCACTGGCA
This is a stretch of genomic DNA from Pseudoduganella chitinolytica. It encodes these proteins:
- the paaA gene encoding 1,2-phenylacetyl-CoA epoxidase subunit PaaA — translated: MYAQMVETGLKNVRTLDDMSEEERLFQERIDAGVKIEAKDWMPEAYRKTLIRQISQHAHSEIVGQLPEGNWVTRAPTLKRKSILLAKIQDEAGHGLYLYSAAETLGVSRDELLAALHSGKAKYSSIFNYPTLSWADMGAIGWLVDGSAIINQIPLCRCSYGPYSRAMIRVCKEESFHARQGYDIMMSLAKGTPEQKAMAQDALNRWWWPSLMMFGPSDAESVNSAQSTQWRIKLFSNDELRQRMVDQTVPQAEYLGLTIPDPDLKWNAETGHYEFGEIDWAEFHAVLKGNGPCNRERLRTRVKAWEDGEWFREALVAHAEKHAGKKANTKAAA